The Plasmodium knowlesi strain H genome assembly, chromosome: 14 region tatAACTTCTGCTGTTAGAGGTACTTATGGGAATAGAAAATCTGGTGCAGGTTCTGTTTTCAGTGGTTTAAAACGTACTGAACGTTGTTATATTTTACGAATATgtatgaaatatttaataaaaaattattgtgTAAAGGGGGAGGATGTTACAACCATTTTAAAGGCAATGGAACCAcaagttaaaaaatggagcgtgggaggggaggggaaggaagaagaaaagaaaaagaatagaagGGCTTTTGGTAGGTGTATAAAGAAGTCATggagtgaggaaaaaaaaggagaaattaaGTTAAAGTGTGAAGTGATTAAGATAattgaacaaattgaaaaaaatatctccGGAAAATGGAGCCCATTGAAAACACTACCTGGTGCAGGAAGTGGAACTTGTTCTACTGCATCTAACACTCATCATGGCAGTCAATATGTCAATGATTGTAGTGGAGGGGGTTTGacaacaaccacaacaacaacgaCAACAGCAACCCAATCAAATGGCAGCGACGACGATGGcgacgacgatgatgatgatgatgatgatgatgacgatgatgatgatgacgatgatgatggtgtTCCTGCtccaacaacaacacaatcACTAACATCACATTCATCAGGACATGGGATGAATGGGAGTTTTTCCCAATCCCTTCCTGTAAAGGATGGGaagggagggaagggaaggaagggaacCTTCCtatcctttccttccctttcttcctttccttttgacTCGATTCATCCTTATCTTCCTCTAGTTCCTTCTATCATTGGAATTATCACCATAACTTAtttcctttggaaggtaatatataaaaaaaataaaataaataaataatgggcaaaatgaaagaaagaatgaaaaagaaaaagaatgaatgtGTATGgggtatatatgtgtaatatttcacatttaggttgcgggatttaatattttacggtatacatgtgtaggatttcgtatttaggttgtgggatttataatattttacggtgtatatgtgtaggatttcgtatttttaggttgcgggatttaatattttacgggtgtatatgtgtaggatttcgtatttttaggttgcgggatttataatattttacggtgtatatgtgtaggatttcgtatttttaggttgcgggatttaatattttacgggtgtatatgtgtaggatttcgtatttttaggttgcgggatttataatatttttacggtgtatatgtgtaagatttcgcatttttaggttgcgggatttataatatttttacggtgtatatgtgtaagatttcgcatttttaggttgcgggatttaatattttgcggtgtatatgtgtaagattttgcatttttaggttgcgggatttataatatttttacggtgcatatgtgtaggattttgcattttcaggttgcgggatttataatattttacggtgtatatgtgtaagatttcgtatttagttttgcgcgatttaatatttttacggtgtatatttgtaggatttcgcatttaggttgcgggatttaatattttacgggtgtatgtgtgtaagattttgcatttttttggtGTACACTTGAGGGTGtacggtttaggttttaggttggaaggtttatttctttttttttttaaagataaaataaaaaacaaggaaaaaaagaaaagaaaaaaaaagagaaaaaaaaaaaaaaaaaaaaaggaaagaagaaaaaatatagcactccataatcttcttagcaaaaatattctcccccttttttttttctttttgtagtattttggccAACTGGGTAAAATAAGACGTTTCAGAAGAGCTCCTTTAAGAATTCCCGGTCCATCTGTACAGGAACAGCTCCTCGaccatgtggaagaagccggttcacatgaatatcgattgtttaaggaacgaaaacgtcgttctgctccaacaagaacgaaacgttctggtcgcgatCCTGCTCGTAgtggtcgcgtgaatcgtggaacgattattgaaattcattttgaagtgttggacgaatgtcaaaaaggggacacacaattgaaccagaaggattttctggaacttttggttcaagagttcatgggatccgaattaatggaagaagaacaggttcctaaggaagggGTTTCTATGGAAGAGGTTCCTATGGAACTTGTGCCTATTGAGgaggttccaagtttaggttcccgGTTactggtttagggttcacattttagggtttatggtttcaaggtttacggtttagggttcacagtttagggtttgttgtttaagatgaaggatattgttttcacaccttttgtcctttttttttttcctttttattttttatttgttcttgaagaaaaaaaaaagaaagatttttttttccacatttatttcttattttgtttgcaaaaaatttttttttttttttttttttggtgaagagacacccttttgtttatagaaaaaaaggaaaaatattcttcttttttttttagaacacacaattcttttttctctttttttttcctgtttatttgttcttgaaaaaaaaagagaagaagaaaaagaagattctttcttccacattttacTTTCATTCTGTTTGCAACTTTCCTGAACATCTAAAGTgttcattaaatttttttttatttggctataggtttttattttaataatttctctttttttcttagaaaaatgcagaaaatgtataaaagggacctttttttttttttttctttttttttctggttaCTTagggagtaaaaaaaaaataattagaTAAAATATCAATATGTATTATTTGTACAGTGAGGTTATATGCTGTGCCCCATGGGTGGAggggaatatatttttttttttttttcaagttgcTGTCGGAAAAAAGTAATACATTTTGGCtgaaatttatatatttctttggGGAACTTTTTAGCCCCTGTTCCTGTTCTAAGTGTTATAGAGTGTGGGGGGAGACTTCTGATGCGCGCGGCATGGGGGGGGTTTGAAGCAACGGTGGaaacataaatacatacgtGAAAAGGTATACAAATGTTGCGTATAAATTAGGGGCTATACTTataaaaatgccaaaatGAGGTTggcgaatatatatatacgcctAAAATGGCTAAACCGTACGCTGCGACGAAAATAGCCCAGTGCGCGCTCGGATGGAGGTATCAATTGGTTGAAATTCCCAATGTAGGCCAGTTCGTTCttgtacgcaaaaaaaaaaaaaaaaaaaaaaaaaagaaagggctAAACCAGGAGTAGTGAACATATATTGTACGACTTCTACTGCGattatattttatacatctcttcttctttttcttccctttcgcGTACAGCGGATATATGGTGCTCCGGCACAGAAGGCCGCTGGAACTGGCGCGCACGCTGCCCTACGCTTCTTAAACCTGCGGTTAAGCACTGACTTCAATATCTTCACCCGCATATCGTatcgcccccccccccccctcgaGCTACATGTATGCGCAGGAGTCGGTACAAATAAGTTAGCAAAGgaatacgtatgtatatgaagCGCGTTCTTCGTAAAATTATGTCCGTTGGTACGATAAGTTACTTCAGGCGGTATGTCCACGCGCGTGCGcgttccgttttttttttttttttttttttttttcccattacgAAACTTCTATTTTTGTTCACCCGCCCCCCACACCATTTCgtattccaaaaaaaaaaaaattataccttaaaaaaaattttttttaaataattaataaaaaataaaaaaaaaaaaaaaaactttataaaaatatgaaactcacaaaaaacccaaaaaaaacttaaaataaaaggctataatgtaaaaaaaaaaaaaaatagcataaGCTtataaacaaaacaaataaacagtatatataaaaacccctggaaaggaaaaaactacaaaagaaaaaaaaaaaaaaaaaaaaaaaaaagagcatcAAGGAGGTAGAAAGGGCCAGCAGCTTTGACGAGAAAGATCTAGCGAAAACATATAAGAGTACCAGAAaatacgaagaaaaaaaaatacgctgAAATATAAGTACGAAAataagtacatacatataatacATATTTACCTGTTCGCatatttgcatattcctGCATACCTACGTACATAGATAGTGTACATACGAGGGCGCTTTATACTTGCGCGCATGTTGCATACTCGGCCTATACATATACAACCGACAAAATCACCCACATccgcatatat contains the following coding sequences:
- a CDS encoding SICAvar, type II; the protein is MNGQNGNGNAVEDGDKQGGWTISRALKKLETAFTTDLNDYGPLLKKCQEGVTKSSISDSSHQNILCNYITSAVRGTYGNRKSGAGSVFSGLKRTERCYILRICMKYLIKNYCVKGEDVTTILKAMEPQVKKWSVGGEGKEEEKKKNRRAFGRCIKKSWSEEKKGEIKLKCEVIKIIEQIEKNISGKWSPLKTLPGAGSGTCSTASNTHHGSQYVNDCSGGGLTTTTTTTTTATQSNGSDDDGDDDDDDDDDDDDDDDDDDDGVPAPTTTQSLTSHSSGHGMNGSFSQSLPVKDGKGGKGRKGTFLSFPSLSSFPFDSIHPYLPLVPSIIGIITITYFLWKYFGQLGKIRRFRRAPLRIPGPSVQEQLLDHVEEAGSHEYRLFKERKRRSAPTRTKRSGRDPARSGRVNRGTIIEIHFEVLDECQKGDTQLNQKDFLELLVQEFMGSELMEEEQVPKEGVSMEEVPMELVPIEEVPSLGSRLLV